From Priestia filamentosa, a single genomic window includes:
- a CDS encoding UxaA family hydrolase: MNQTFNAIKLNKADNVAVALTNIKQGEYLSIKGEDKILQVMENIPYGHKIATVFINKEEKIIKYGECMGISTEDIYQGYHVHISNVRGLKEEERVDILKQSSSFNA, from the coding sequence GTGAATCAAACATTTAATGCAATTAAGTTAAACAAAGCTGATAACGTTGCTGTGGCGCTAACGAATATTAAACAAGGAGAGTATCTTTCTATTAAAGGAGAAGACAAGATATTACAAGTTATGGAGAACATTCCTTATGGACATAAAATCGCAACCGTTTTTATTAATAAAGAAGAGAAAATTATAAAATATGGAGAATGTATGGGAATTTCGACTGAAGATATCTATCAAGGATACCATGTTCATATATCAAATGTTCGGGGACTAAAAGAAGAAGAGCGAGTAGATATACTTAAACAATCGTCTTCTTTTAATGCATAA
- a CDS encoding ferredoxin, with translation MKVCKKYTIIDRETCIACGACGAAAPDIYDYDEEGIASVRLDNNEGTAIIPDELVDDMMDALEGCPTGSIKVAEKTFNCNPHKFE, from the coding sequence ATGAAGGTGTGTAAAAAGTATACAATTATAGATAGAGAAACTTGTATTGCTTGTGGAGCATGTGGGGCTGCTGCTCCTGACATTTATGATTATGATGAGGAAGGGATTGCATCTGTTAGATTAGATAATAACGAAGGAACAGCTATTATACCTGATGAGTTGGTAGACGATATGATGGATGCTTTAGAAGGATGCCCAACAGGATCAATTAAAGTAGCTGAAAAGACTTTCAATTGTAATCCTCATAAATTTGAATAA
- a CDS encoding 2-keto-3-deoxygluconate permease, whose protein sequence is MKIKQRIDKVPGGLMVVPLFVGALINTIDQLHLPFIMNFLKSLGVAPTEEGYYEFLKIGGFSQALFKDGALTLCALFLFCAGSQMNLRVGGQALKKGVLLTTSKYLAGLGTGLLWGYMSDPINGFLGLSTMAIIAAMTNGNGGMFAALTGQYGNRSDVGATAVLSLNDGPFFTLMALGMMGANFPIIAFVAVLLPILIGMILGNLDSEIRTFLSAGESLVIPFFAFTLGAGMNLSNFFNPEVVGAGIALALMTVFISGGVMALTFKVFREKSVIAPWAEASTAGNAVATPAAIAAAAGVASSTGLMTAAEAQTYQSIASIATAQISIASISTAVLVPIAVILADKYQRKRGIDGKVEDHSINEVKVNAKMPPTDLS, encoded by the coding sequence ATGAAAATCAAGCAAAGGATTGACAAAGTTCCTGGTGGTTTGATGGTTGTTCCGCTGTTTGTTGGTGCTTTAATAAATACAATTGATCAACTTCACTTACCGTTTATTATGAATTTCCTAAAGAGTCTGGGGGTTGCTCCTACAGAAGAGGGCTACTATGAGTTTTTAAAAATAGGGGGATTTTCACAAGCTCTATTTAAAGATGGGGCCCTTACATTATGTGCACTGTTTTTGTTTTGTGCTGGTAGTCAAATGAATCTTAGGGTGGGAGGACAAGCTTTAAAAAAAGGGGTGTTATTGACTACTTCTAAATACTTAGCTGGACTTGGAACTGGTTTACTGTGGGGCTATATGTCAGACCCAATCAATGGCTTCCTTGGATTATCCACAATGGCAATTATTGCAGCTATGACAAATGGAAATGGTGGAATGTTCGCTGCTTTAACAGGACAATATGGGAATCGTTCTGATGTAGGGGCAACAGCTGTTCTTTCACTTAATGATGGTCCATTTTTTACACTAATGGCGCTTGGGATGATGGGAGCTAACTTTCCGATCATCGCTTTTGTTGCCGTTCTCTTACCTATTTTAATAGGAATGATATTAGGAAATCTTGATAGTGAAATTCGCACTTTCTTATCTGCTGGAGAATCGCTTGTTATTCCGTTCTTTGCCTTTACATTAGGAGCCGGAATGAATCTATCTAATTTTTTCAATCCTGAAGTAGTGGGAGCTGGCATTGCTTTAGCTCTCATGACAGTATTTATTTCAGGAGGAGTAATGGCTCTTACTTTTAAAGTATTCCGGGAGAAAAGCGTTATTGCACCTTGGGCAGAAGCATCGACAGCTGGAAATGCAGTAGCAACCCCAGCGGCTATCGCAGCAGCAGCGGGGGTTGCAAGTAGCACAGGGTTAATGACAGCTGCAGAAGCTCAAACCTACCAAAGTATAGCTAGTATCGCTACAGCACAAATTTCGATTGCCTCAATTAGCACAGCCGTTCTCGTCCCGATTGCTGTTATTTTAGCTGATAAATATCAAAGAAAAAGAGGAATCGATGGAAAAGTAGAAGATCATTCTATTAATGAAGTAAAAGTTAACGCTAAAATGCCTCCAACTGATCTCAGTTAG
- a CDS encoding YfzA family protein, with protein MKNKLKKGRSILKREWVRPLIALLVLQLIFFVCDKNGWSMNFRDDEGTVLGKFTEAKFFNEQFAPYENPTFNLFTAVFLVTLLPAAIIGAMKVLFSKKQTNHHAG; from the coding sequence ATGAAAAATAAATTAAAAAAAGGACGTTCTATTTTAAAACGAGAATGGGTACGCCCCCTTATAGCATTACTCGTTTTGCAATTAATCTTTTTTGTCTGTGATAAAAATGGATGGTCAATGAATTTCAGAGATGATGAGGGAACAGTGTTAGGCAAATTCACTGAAGCTAAATTTTTCAACGAACAGTTTGCTCCATATGAAAATCCAACATTCAACTTATTCACAGCAGTTTTCCTTGTCACTTTACTTCCCGCTGCTATTATAGGTGCGATGAAAGTTCTATTTTCCAAAAAACAAACTAATCATCATGCAGGCTAA
- a CDS encoding UxaA family hydrolase, with the protein MKTFEGYRRENGKIGVRNHVIVINTVGELASFTKKLAQLVPEVIPVSHQTGKAQFPEDLQQTLRTLKGTAGHPNVSAALFLGMGQGDPAEEMVELLKDEGHYVHAIYFYRDKTITDILKEGKLWLEEAVKRSKQEQREIIDITELTIGLECGGSDAWSGVTANPAIGVCSDALIKDGGTSILAETTEAIGAEHILANRSVTSHIAKDFLKIVRDYEKRIRATGEDMRSANPTPGNMAGGLTTLEEKSLGCIKKGGDSPLMEVVNYAQPPTEKGFIFMDTPGYDVESVAGLAAGGAQVVLFSTGKGSPTGSPIVPVIKIGTNPKLYEIMSEHIDVNAGKIVEGINTIEEIGEEIYRRVLDTANGDLTAAEKHKNQEFAIWRLAETM; encoded by the coding sequence GTGAAAACATTTGAAGGATATAGAAGAGAGAACGGGAAAATAGGAGTTCGAAATCATGTTATTGTAATTAATACGGTAGGAGAGTTAGCTAGCTTCACGAAAAAGCTAGCACAGCTTGTACCGGAAGTTATTCCTGTATCTCATCAAACGGGAAAAGCGCAATTTCCAGAAGACCTTCAACAGACATTGAGAACTCTAAAAGGAACCGCCGGTCATCCGAATGTAAGTGCCGCTTTATTTTTAGGAATGGGGCAAGGAGATCCTGCTGAAGAAATGGTTGAGCTTTTAAAAGATGAGGGCCATTACGTTCATGCTATTTATTTCTATAGGGATAAGACAATCACTGACATTCTTAAAGAAGGAAAATTATGGCTAGAAGAAGCAGTCAAACGGAGTAAGCAGGAACAACGAGAAATCATTGATATTACGGAGTTAACGATTGGACTTGAGTGTGGAGGGTCTGATGCTTGGTCAGGAGTTACGGCAAATCCTGCAATAGGAGTTTGTTCTGATGCCCTTATAAAAGATGGTGGAACTAGTATTCTAGCGGAAACAACCGAAGCAATTGGAGCGGAACATATATTAGCTAATCGTTCGGTCACATCTCATATAGCAAAAGATTTCCTTAAAATTGTAAGAGATTATGAGAAGAGAATTAGAGCCACAGGGGAGGATATGAGGTCTGCAAATCCTACGCCAGGAAATATGGCTGGAGGCCTAACTACTTTAGAAGAAAAATCTTTGGGTTGTATAAAAAAAGGTGGAGATTCTCCCCTAATGGAAGTTGTCAACTATGCGCAACCTCCAACTGAAAAGGGATTTATTTTTATGGATACACCCGGCTATGATGTTGAATCTGTAGCAGGACTTGCAGCAGGTGGAGCTCAAGTTGTGTTATTTTCCACTGGTAAAGGCTCTCCTACAGGATCACCTATTGTACCTGTTATAAAAATTGGCACAAACCCTAAGTTGTATGAAATTATGTCTGAACATATTGATGTAAATGCAGGGAAAATTGTAGAAGGGATTAATACTATCGAAGAGATAGGGGAAGAAATTTATAGGCGAGTTCTTGATACAGCAAATGGAGATTTAACGGCTGCTGAAAAACATAAAAATCAAGAGTTTGCCATTTGGAGATTAGCAGAAACGATGTAG
- a CDS encoding UxaA family hydrolase, protein MSYSFKGFARKDGTVGIRNYIGVVSSVVCSSVITKEIADKVPAAIPITHTNGCAQLGDDFQLTKNTLLGISANPNLHSTLFIGLGCETNQVSGLLESAMKTKPIEGIGIQQLAGGRNTVIKGKTIVEEWAKEVEEEKRVEVPLSSLTVGILAIDIDEESLTKVTPVIGNVVDTLVDHKATVIVGMSKSLEPAGALLSKRAIGEKLQQRLQEAGEGLKRRRWKEITNTSSRCDEFSSSEKSYAAVEAHLTGSKPIYKWLGYTEQPNQKGLHLLTVPSNLVEALSNMAASGCNMVMIVSTRGLLASSIALPCMMITPQNSHVPFDELTDYTVSENMNVNHVEKVLEMMIDICSGKQTSLEKFGLGEFAIPHIGTTF, encoded by the coding sequence ATGAGCTATTCTTTTAAGGGATTTGCACGGAAGGATGGAACGGTAGGGATCAGAAATTATATTGGAGTGGTATCCTCAGTCGTCTGTTCAAGTGTTATTACAAAAGAAATTGCAGACAAAGTACCAGCAGCTATTCCTATTACTCATACAAATGGCTGTGCTCAATTAGGAGATGATTTTCAATTAACTAAAAATACGTTGTTGGGCATATCCGCGAATCCTAATCTGCATTCGACACTTTTTATAGGATTAGGATGTGAAACAAACCAAGTGAGTGGGCTTCTTGAAAGCGCCATGAAAACAAAACCTATTGAAGGAATTGGAATCCAACAATTAGCTGGAGGTAGGAATACCGTAATTAAAGGAAAAACTATTGTGGAAGAATGGGCAAAAGAAGTAGAAGAAGAAAAAAGAGTAGAGGTACCTCTATCTTCCTTAACAGTAGGCATATTAGCTATTGACATAGATGAGGAATCATTAACTAAAGTAACACCTGTTATTGGGAATGTTGTAGATACCTTAGTTGACCACAAGGCAACAGTGATTGTGGGAATGTCAAAATCTTTAGAACCAGCAGGTGCTCTCTTGTCTAAACGGGCAATAGGTGAAAAGTTACAACAAAGGCTTCAAGAAGCAGGAGAGGGATTAAAACGGAGACGATGGAAAGAAATTACGAACACGTCAAGTAGATGTGACGAATTTTCGTCATCAGAGAAATCTTATGCCGCTGTTGAAGCTCACCTAACAGGTTCTAAGCCTATTTACAAGTGGCTGGGTTATACGGAACAACCTAATCAAAAAGGTCTTCATCTATTAACCGTTCCAAGCAATTTAGTAGAAGCCTTATCAAATATGGCTGCAAGTGGCTGTAACATGGTGATGATTGTAAGTACCCGAGGTTTACTCGCCAGTTCCATTGCGCTTCCTTGTATGATGATCACCCCACAGAATTCTCATGTGCCTTTTGATGAGCTGACGGACTATACTGTTTCGGAAAATATGAATGTTAATCATGTGGAGAAAGTGCTTGAAATGATGATAGATATTTGTTCTGGGAAGCAAACGAGTCTTGAAAAGTTCGGCTTAGGTGAGTTTGCTATTCCTCATATAGGAACTACATTTTAA
- a CDS encoding sensor histidine kinase, translating to MIALFLVSAIFAILCYRYDPKSPSLRWVVFLLICSSLAGLSRAIVESFIPALNKNDMNFDLLNTFLYSLRIFTGFVSIYFCPYGILMHAVVYSGRFTSKVIRTLKYILLIPIPFMVETTVYVPDIVPDFDSMLYWAVPYICIACIIHIYAYITEKDEKKKKSRFITLSLMFPVILTALILNYIVRAFNSSNQIWRYVVFFLVISFFIFIWKALGSGSLNGIKLRYEREAREKTSKVVTSGTSLLNHSIKNQIYKINSSLQIIQPHSHNLDASCQKAVEIINKSSNHLIEMVDRMQSQTQEIQVKKNNCDLSELMDETLNYVQKEIEAKCITIDKVYESNNDAYCDGTHTKEVFLNIIKNSIESMDKRGNIRIVITKGNGNQITVSFTDDGSGISEENLRHVTEPFFTTKGRRGTNFGLGLHYCYDVMLKSNGNLHIESELNKGTTVTLTFPLKG from the coding sequence ATGATTGCTTTATTCTTGGTTAGTGCTATATTCGCTATCCTTTGTTATCGCTATGATCCTAAATCACCATCTTTAAGATGGGTCGTATTTTTGCTAATATGTTCGTCATTAGCTGGTTTATCGCGTGCAATTGTAGAATCATTTATCCCGGCTTTAAACAAGAATGATATGAACTTTGATTTACTTAATACTTTTTTGTATAGTCTAAGGATTTTCACGGGCTTTGTATCTATTTATTTTTGTCCTTATGGAATTTTAATGCATGCAGTTGTTTATAGTGGGAGGTTTACATCTAAAGTTATAAGAACTTTGAAATATATTTTGTTAATTCCAATCCCTTTTATGGTTGAGACTACTGTATATGTTCCAGACATTGTCCCTGATTTTGATTCTATGCTCTATTGGGCAGTCCCTTATATATGTATTGCATGTATTATTCACATTTACGCATATATAACAGAGAAAGATGAAAAAAAGAAGAAGAGTCGTTTTATCACCTTGTCTCTCATGTTTCCAGTTATATTAACGGCCTTAATTTTAAACTATATCGTAAGAGCTTTTAATAGTAGTAATCAAATTTGGCGATACGTGGTGTTTTTTCTTGTTATCTCGTTTTTTATTTTTATATGGAAAGCTCTAGGGAGCGGCTCATTAAATGGAATTAAATTACGTTATGAAAGAGAAGCGAGAGAAAAAACAAGTAAAGTCGTGACTTCAGGAACAAGCTTATTAAATCATTCTATTAAAAATCAAATCTATAAAATTAACTCAAGCCTGCAAATTATACAACCTCACAGTCACAATCTTGATGCCTCATGTCAAAAGGCAGTTGAGATTATTAATAAAAGTTCTAATCATTTAATCGAAATGGTCGATAGAATGCAAAGTCAAACTCAAGAGATTCAAGTTAAAAAAAATAACTGTGATTTAAGTGAATTAATGGATGAAACTTTAAATTATGTGCAAAAAGAAATTGAGGCAAAGTGTATAACTATAGATAAGGTGTATGAATCCAATAACGATGCTTATTGTGATGGTACTCATACAAAAGAGGTATTTTTAAACATAATTAAAAATTCCATAGAGTCAATGGATAAACGTGGTAATATAAGGATAGTCATTACTAAAGGTAATGGTAATCAGATTACGGTTTCTTTTACGGATGATGGTAGTGGTATATCAGAAGAAAATCTAAGACATGTCACAGAGCCCTTTTTTACAACGAAAGGGAGAAGGGGGACCAACTTTGGTTTAGGTTTACATTATTGCTATGATGTAATGTTAAAAAGTAATGGTAATCTACACATTGAAAGTGAACTAAATAAGGGAACAACTGTGACGCTAACGTTCCCGTTAAAAGGATGA
- a CDS encoding IclR family transcriptional regulator, which translates to MKEKYWVPAIERAHKVLEEISEHPKKLRLIDLSKKLEISKSSLYSLLNTLEILGWITKEEGDTYSLGHSLGALSAGYFHQFDILQSFYKEASSSVLSINEHIQLGILKEGDVVYLGKMEGDSRVRLVTDPGMRFPAYASAIGKIQLIQYSKEQLKQIYASHKLEKKTSNTITNIDELYDNVQRAKQRGYATENEESAIGFHCVAAPIYNFENKIIAGVSFTMLENSWNTKKDAAQEEIIKLAYRLSQLAGYTGKARQNIE; encoded by the coding sequence ATGAAAGAAAAGTATTGGGTCCCAGCAATAGAAAGAGCACACAAAGTACTAGAGGAAATTAGTGAACATCCAAAAAAGCTACGTTTAATTGATTTATCCAAAAAGCTAGAAATTAGCAAAAGCTCATTATATTCTTTATTAAACACGCTTGAAATTTTAGGTTGGATTACTAAAGAAGAAGGAGATACCTATTCACTTGGACATTCATTAGGGGCACTTAGTGCAGGATACTTCCACCAGTTTGATATTCTGCAATCCTTTTATAAAGAGGCGAGTTCATCTGTTCTAAGTATTAATGAACATATCCAGTTAGGTATTCTAAAAGAAGGGGATGTGGTGTATTTAGGGAAAATGGAAGGAGATTCAAGAGTTCGTCTTGTAACAGATCCTGGCATGCGTTTTCCTGCCTACGCATCTGCTATCGGTAAAATACAGCTTATCCAATATAGCAAAGAGCAACTAAAACAAATCTATGCTTCTCATAAGTTAGAGAAAAAGACATCAAATACAATTACAAATATTGACGAACTTTATGATAATGTTCAAAGAGCAAAACAGAGAGGGTATGCTACTGAGAATGAGGAATCAGCAATCGGATTTCACTGTGTAGCCGCACCGATTTATAATTTTGAGAACAAGATAATTGCCGGTGTGAGCTTTACTATGTTAGAGAATAGTTGGAATACAAAAAAAGACGCTGCACAAGAAGAAATTATAAAACTAGCCTATCGTTTATCACAGCTTGCGGGCTATACAGGAAAGGCAAGACAAAATATTGAATAA
- a CDS encoding U32 family peptidase — MKESRELLERLGYASTDLRDLPTSTKTFPDGAQYRIELPSTEGPIALEKMLKEIDRYGLTIHRISQGSGIMLLTDDEIKQMCELTAKRGMELSLFVGPRGTWDISAGPLTSAGKTQGLRHEGADQLVYAMEDLKRGANLGLRGALIADEGLLLLTKEMKKQGHLPEDFVIKVSVQMGSANPVSVKLMQDLGADTYNVPPALTLAKLASIRQSIDIPIDLYVEVPDNFGGFLRYYEIPEIIRVLAPVYIKFGLRNHPDVYPSGKQWEATNISLVQERVHRAALGIQMIERYCPEAKTSKLGTKDLGIPTLVSSPIV; from the coding sequence ATGAAAGAATCTCGGGAATTATTAGAACGTTTAGGTTATGCTTCAACAGATCTAAGAGACCTTCCGACTTCTACAAAGACATTTCCAGATGGTGCTCAATACCGTATAGAACTTCCTAGCACAGAAGGACCTATTGCTTTAGAAAAGATGTTAAAAGAGATTGATCGTTATGGATTAACGATTCATCGCATCTCACAAGGAAGTGGAATTATGCTTCTTACAGATGATGAAATCAAACAAATGTGTGAGCTCACTGCCAAAAGAGGAATGGAATTAAGTCTGTTTGTTGGGCCAAGGGGAACATGGGATATTAGCGCAGGTCCTCTAACATCTGCTGGTAAGACCCAGGGGTTACGGCATGAAGGGGCTGATCAGCTAGTTTATGCAATGGAAGATTTGAAAAGGGGAGCAAATCTTGGGCTTCGTGGCGCTCTTATCGCAGATGAAGGACTTTTACTGCTTACAAAAGAAATGAAAAAGCAAGGTCATCTTCCAGAAGATTTTGTTATAAAGGTTTCAGTTCAAATGGGATCAGCAAATCCAGTTTCCGTGAAGTTAATGCAGGACTTAGGAGCAGACACTTATAATGTTCCACCAGCCCTCACCTTAGCTAAACTTGCCTCCATTCGTCAATCTATCGATATACCAATTGATCTATATGTTGAAGTTCCGGATAATTTTGGCGGGTTTCTACGATACTATGAAATACCTGAAATTATTCGTGTTTTGGCACCCGTATATATTAAATTTGGGCTTCGTAATCATCCAGATGTGTATCCTTCAGGGAAGCAATGGGAAGCAACCAACATTTCATTAGTGCAAGAACGAGTTCACCGTGCTGCATTAGGGATTCAAATGATTGAGCGTTATTGCCCAGAAGCGAAAACATCCAAACTCGGTACTAAAGACCTCGGTATTCCCACACTAGTTTCTTCTCCCATAGTTTAA
- a CDS encoding HAD hydrolase-like protein has product MIKTVIFDFDGTIVESGQVVFDLFNSFADKYKYTKMPQEQSDYIRTITFKERFKKFNVPLWKIPMLTIDIVKKYKEEIPHLEPIDGIKSVLKTLKESGFQLILVSANSQENIKKFLKLNDMEYFDEILRSHRFFGRHITLNSYVKSNNVQRENIIFVGDEHRDIMACEKSDIKIISVTWGYDFEVLLQEAQPDYIVKEPLDIVRTIEGINK; this is encoded by the coding sequence ATGATTAAAACAGTAATTTTTGATTTTGATGGAACAATTGTAGAATCAGGACAAGTAGTATTTGATCTTTTTAATAGTTTTGCAGATAAATATAAATACACGAAAATGCCCCAAGAACAGAGTGATTATATCCGTACTATCACTTTTAAAGAACGATTTAAGAAATTTAATGTTCCTTTGTGGAAGATCCCAATGTTGACCATTGATATCGTAAAGAAATATAAAGAAGAGATTCCACATTTAGAACCTATTGATGGCATAAAATCTGTTTTGAAAACATTAAAAGAATCAGGGTTTCAGTTAATATTAGTTTCTGCAAATTCGCAAGAAAACATTAAAAAATTTCTAAAACTAAATGACATGGAGTATTTTGATGAAATTCTCAGATCTCATCGCTTCTTCGGTCGCCATATCACACTTAATAGTTACGTAAAAAGTAATAATGTTCAAAGAGAAAACATTATATTTGTTGGTGATGAACATCGGGACATTATGGCTTGTGAAAAGAGTGATATTAAAATTATCTCTGTTACATGGGGGTATGATTTTGAGGTGCTATTGCAAGAAGCCCAACCGGATTATATAGTGAAGGAACCTTTGGACATTGTAAGAACTATTGAAGGAATTAATAAATGA
- a CDS encoding NAD(P)/FAD-dependent oxidoreductase, with the protein MIEEKKIYDITIIGGGPVGLFTAFYGGMRQASVKIIESLPQLGGQLTALYPEKFIYDIAGFPKVRAQELVENLKKQMYVFNPKICLKEAVEQVEKQVDGTFKITTNLNTHFCKAIIITAGNGAFQPRKLELEDAIGFEDKNLHYFINDMNQFKDKKVVILGGGDSAVDWALMLEHIAKKVTLIHRRDKFRAHEHSVKQLVSSSVEVKTPYIPSELVGADQITQIILEHNKTKQKEVIDVDDLIVNYGFISSLGPIKEWGLNIERNAIVVDSRQETNIPGIYAAGDICTYGGKVKLIASGFGEGPTAINNAKAYIDPTAKVQPMHSTSLFS; encoded by the coding sequence ATGATAGAAGAAAAAAAGATTTACGATATAACAATTATCGGAGGTGGCCCAGTTGGCTTGTTTACAGCATTTTACGGGGGAATGAGGCAAGCAAGTGTGAAAATTATAGAGAGCCTTCCTCAATTAGGAGGACAGCTCACAGCTCTTTATCCCGAGAAATTCATCTATGATATCGCCGGATTTCCAAAAGTAAGGGCTCAGGAGTTAGTAGAGAATTTAAAAAAGCAAATGTACGTATTTAACCCCAAAATCTGTCTCAAAGAAGCCGTTGAGCAGGTTGAAAAGCAAGTGGATGGAACATTCAAAATCACTACAAACCTTAATACTCACTTTTGTAAAGCCATTATTATTACGGCAGGAAATGGAGCCTTTCAGCCTCGTAAACTAGAACTAGAAGATGCAATAGGGTTCGAAGACAAGAACTTACATTACTTTATAAATGATATGAACCAATTTAAAGATAAAAAAGTAGTCATTTTAGGTGGCGGAGATTCGGCTGTTGACTGGGCACTTATGCTAGAGCATATCGCTAAGAAAGTAACGCTGATTCATCGAAGAGATAAATTTCGAGCTCATGAACATAGTGTAAAACAATTAGTAAGTTCCTCTGTTGAAGTCAAAACACCCTATATTCCTTCAGAGCTAGTAGGGGCAGATCAAATCACCCAAATCATTTTGGAACACAATAAGACTAAGCAGAAAGAGGTAATTGATGTAGATGATTTAATTGTTAATTATGGTTTCATCTCTTCGCTTGGTCCAATTAAAGAATGGGGCCTCAACATCGAGAGAAATGCCATTGTAGTGGATTCTAGGCAGGAAACTAACATTCCAGGTATTTATGCTGCTGGAGATATTTGTACATATGGTGGAAAAGTTAAGTTAATTGCCTCAGGATTTGGTGAAGGTCCTACAGCAATTAATAATGCTAAAGCTTATATTGACCCTACAGCAAAAGTTCAGCCTATGCACAGTACTTCCTTATTTAGCTAA
- a CDS encoding fumarylacetoacetate hydrolase family protein has product MKLLSFRSQSHTYVGVLQDNKIVNLTTLHDLHQHKIESRSAIPDTMETLIQNHDTMIPYIKELMEYHKNHGTSDIKTTFSLSEVEIISPVSQPEKIICVGLNYLDHCKETEMDPPPTPVIFSKYANAIIGDNDAIELPVNSNQVDFEAELVVVIGDKAKCVTEETADEYIFGYTIMNDVSARDLQFADNQWTRGKSPDTFAPIGPYIITKDEVKDPHNLDISLTLNGEVMQKSNTKNLIFKIPYIISYLSQSMTLKPGDLIATGTPPGVGMGRTPQVWLKEGDELSITIESIGTLNNSVEKHPSYVNSTASKH; this is encoded by the coding sequence ATGAAACTTCTATCATTTCGTTCTCAGTCCCATACGTATGTAGGTGTTTTACAAGACAATAAAATTGTGAATTTAACAACCCTTCATGATTTGCATCAACATAAAATAGAAAGCCGTTCTGCTATTCCGGATACAATGGAAACGTTGATTCAAAATCATGATACTATGATTCCTTATATTAAAGAGCTGATGGAATATCATAAAAACCACGGAACAAGCGATATAAAAACGACATTTTCTCTTTCAGAAGTAGAGATCATTTCTCCTGTTTCACAGCCAGAAAAAATTATTTGTGTTGGATTAAATTATCTTGATCATTGCAAAGAAACGGAGATGGATCCACCTCCAACACCCGTCATTTTTTCAAAATATGCAAATGCAATTATTGGAGATAACGATGCTATTGAACTCCCTGTTAATTCAAATCAAGTAGACTTTGAAGCAGAATTAGTAGTAGTTATTGGGGATAAGGCAAAATGTGTTACGGAAGAAACAGCAGATGAGTACATTTTTGGATATACAATTATGAACGACGTCAGCGCAAGAGACCTTCAGTTTGCAGATAATCAATGGACACGTGGAAAATCACCAGATACGTTCGCCCCAATTGGTCCCTATATTATAACGAAAGATGAAGTAAAGGATCCTCATAATTTAGACATTTCGCTAACTTTAAATGGCGAAGTAATGCAAAAATCAAATACAAAAAATTTGATTTTTAAAATTCCATATATTATCTCATATTTATCGCAATCAATGACGTTAAAGCCTGGTGATTTAATTGCAACAGGTACGCCCCCTGGAGTAGGGATGGGTAGAACTCCACAGGTATGGTTAAAAGAAGGCGACGAGTTGTCGATTACAATTGAAAGTATTGGAACCTTGAACAATTCTGTGGAAAAGCATCCCTCTTATGTAAATTCAACAGCAAGTAAGCATTAA